The following proteins are encoded in a genomic region of Pungitius pungitius chromosome 17, fPunPun2.1, whole genome shotgun sequence:
- the LOC119218764 gene encoding myocyte-specific enhancer factor 2D homolog isoform X1, protein MGRKKIQIQRITDERNKQVTFTKRKFGLMKKAYELSVLCDCEIALIIFNHANKLFQYASTDMDKVLLKYTEYNEPHESRTNADIIETLRKKGFNGCDSPEPDGEDSIDQSPLNDDKYRKTTEDLDVLFKRYGQSTAPSQTFSMPVTVQASNPSSLQFSNPGNAPVTTSYVTSSSLTDTHLLSPQQPALQRNTVSPGLPQRPASAGALLGGELNNSNGGCPSPVPNGYTSARASPGLLTVSNGNSLGKVVPAKSPPPPPSPQMVNSRKPDLRVITSQGGKSLMQMTEDELELVNENAQRLAAGAQAAQSLTTPVVSVATPSLLAQGLNFSAMTTAYNTEYQLTSADITALHALASPGGLLPTSVSTWQQQQAVSQQQQHQQQQHQQQQQQQQQQQQQLNLATLSNLVMWGVDKQSSELSSQVSSPAANLSVCSPSNLLLGRDEWLGRPVTHIPQGAMLTVNTNSSVSIKTEPISPGRDRSTPCPPPSSSTPSSTSGGAVLTAPPQYPGSLLCLEPPTGRSPADSVSSNASSFEGSDRDDSGAAGAGGGGGGGGGGGSSATDAAGRGGPGSRPDFSPSAELLRASNEPEQEGGNIKRMRLDTWVT, encoded by the exons ATGGGTAGGAAAAAGATTCAGATCCAACGGATCACTGACGAAAGGAACAAGCAG GTGACATTCACAAAGCGAAAGTTTGGCTTGATGAAGAAGGCCTACGAGCTGAGTGTGTTGTGTGACTGCGAGATCGCTCTGATCATCTTCAACCACGCCAACAAGCTGTTCCAGTACGCCAGCACCGACATGGACAAGGTCCTGCTCAAGTACACAGAGTACAACGAGCCTCACGAGAGCCGGACCAATGCGGATATCATTGAG ACTTTGAGAAAGAAAGGCTTCAACGGTTGTGATAGTCCAGAGCCGGATGGTGAAGACTCCATCGACCAAAGTCCCCTAAATGATGACAAGTACCGCAAGACCACAGAGGATCTGGATGTTCTCTTCAAACGCTACGGA CAGTCGACAGCGCCGTCCCAGACTTTCTCGATGCCTGTCACAGTCCAGGCGTCTAATCCAAGCTCATTGCAGTTCAGTAACCCTGGCAACGCACCGGTAACTACCTCCTACGTAACATCATCATCGCTCACGGATACCCACCTCCTGTCGCCACAGCAACCGGCTCTTCAGAGAAATACGGTGTCTCCAGGGTTGCCACAGCGACCAGCCAGTGCAG GTGCTCTTCTCGGAGGTGAACTGAATAATTCAAATGGAGGATGCCCGAGTCCAGTCC CTAATGGATATACCAGTGCCAGGGCCTCCCCAGGCCTCCTCACTGTTTCCAACGGCAACAGTCTGGGGAAAGTAGTTCCGGCCAAGtctccacccccacctcccagcCCCCAGATGGTCAACAGCCGCAAGCCAGACCTCAGAGTCATCACCTCACAGGGCGGAAAGAGCCTCATGCAGATG ACAGAGGATGAGCTGGAGTTGGTAAAcgag AACGCCCAGCGGTTGGCAGCAGGAGCCCAAGCGGCACAAAGCCTGACCACACCGGTCGTGTCCGTGGCCACGCCGAGCCTCCTGGCACAAGGGTTGAACTTCTCAGCCATGACCACGGCGTACAACACAG AGTACCAGCTGACCAGTGCAGACATCACAGCTTTACACGCTCTGGCATCACCTGGCGGATTGTTGCCAACCAGTGTGTCCACATGGCAACAGCAGCAGGCtgtttcacagcagcagcagcatcaacaacaacagcatcaacaacaacaacaacagcagcagcaacagcaacaacaacttAATCTTGCTACACTCAGCAACTTGGT CATGTGGGGCGTGGACAAACAGAGCAGCGAGCTGTCAAGCCAGGTGTCCAGTCCAGCTGCCAACCTGAG TGTTTGCTCTCCGTCCAACCTGCTCTTGGGTAGAGATGAGTGGTTGGGCCG GCCTGTGACCCATATACCTCAAGGCGCCATGCTGACAGTCAACACAAACTCCAGCGTGAGCATCAAGACGGAGCCCATCTCGCCCGGCAGGGATCGCAGCACCCCGTGCCCTCCGCCCTCTTCCTCCACGCCGTCCTCGACCTCCGGCGGAGCCGTTTTGACCGCGCCACCGCAGTACCCTGGCTCCCTGCTGTGCCTGGAGCCCCCGACCGGCCGCTCGCCTGCAGACAGCGTCAGCAGCAACGCCAGCTCCTTTGAAGGCAGCGATCGTGATGACAGTGGTGCGGCCGGTgctggagggggcggaggggggggcggcggcggcggaagcAGCGCAACTGATGCTGCAGGAAGAGGCGGTCCGGGCAGCCGCCCTGACTTCAGCCCCTCGGCGGAGCTCCTCAGGGCGTCAAATGAACcggagcaggagggaggaaacATCAAGCGCATGAGATTGGATACCTGGGTCACATAG
- the LOC119218764 gene encoding myocyte-specific enhancer factor 2D homolog isoform X2, translating to MGRKKIQIQRITDERNKQVTFTKRKFGLMKKAYELSVLCDCEIALIIFNHANKLFQYASTDMDKVLLKYTEYNEPHESRTNADIIETLRKKGFNGCDSPEPDGEDSIDQSPLNDDKYRKTTEDLDVLFKRYGQSTAPSQTFSMPVTVQASNPSSLQFSNPGNAPVTTSYVTSSSLTDTHLLSPQQPALQRNTVSPGLPQRPASAGALLGGELNNSNGGCPSPVPNGYTSARASPGLLTVSNGNSLGKVVPAKSPPPPPSPQMVNSRKPDLRVITSQGGKSLMQMNAQRLAAGAQAAQSLTTPVVSVATPSLLAQGLNFSAMTTAYNTEYQLTSADITALHALASPGGLLPTSVSTWQQQQAVSQQQQHQQQQHQQQQQQQQQQQQQLNLATLSNLVMWGVDKQSSELSSQVSSPAANLSVCSPSNLLLGRDEWLGRPVTHIPQGAMLTVNTNSSVSIKTEPISPGRDRSTPCPPPSSSTPSSTSGGAVLTAPPQYPGSLLCLEPPTGRSPADSVSSNASSFEGSDRDDSGAAGAGGGGGGGGGGGSSATDAAGRGGPGSRPDFSPSAELLRASNEPEQEGGNIKRMRLDTWVT from the exons ATGGGTAGGAAAAAGATTCAGATCCAACGGATCACTGACGAAAGGAACAAGCAG GTGACATTCACAAAGCGAAAGTTTGGCTTGATGAAGAAGGCCTACGAGCTGAGTGTGTTGTGTGACTGCGAGATCGCTCTGATCATCTTCAACCACGCCAACAAGCTGTTCCAGTACGCCAGCACCGACATGGACAAGGTCCTGCTCAAGTACACAGAGTACAACGAGCCTCACGAGAGCCGGACCAATGCGGATATCATTGAG ACTTTGAGAAAGAAAGGCTTCAACGGTTGTGATAGTCCAGAGCCGGATGGTGAAGACTCCATCGACCAAAGTCCCCTAAATGATGACAAGTACCGCAAGACCACAGAGGATCTGGATGTTCTCTTCAAACGCTACGGA CAGTCGACAGCGCCGTCCCAGACTTTCTCGATGCCTGTCACAGTCCAGGCGTCTAATCCAAGCTCATTGCAGTTCAGTAACCCTGGCAACGCACCGGTAACTACCTCCTACGTAACATCATCATCGCTCACGGATACCCACCTCCTGTCGCCACAGCAACCGGCTCTTCAGAGAAATACGGTGTCTCCAGGGTTGCCACAGCGACCAGCCAGTGCAG GTGCTCTTCTCGGAGGTGAACTGAATAATTCAAATGGAGGATGCCCGAGTCCAGTCC CTAATGGATATACCAGTGCCAGGGCCTCCCCAGGCCTCCTCACTGTTTCCAACGGCAACAGTCTGGGGAAAGTAGTTCCGGCCAAGtctccacccccacctcccagcCCCCAGATGGTCAACAGCCGCAAGCCAGACCTCAGAGTCATCACCTCACAGGGCGGAAAGAGCCTCATGCAGATG AACGCCCAGCGGTTGGCAGCAGGAGCCCAAGCGGCACAAAGCCTGACCACACCGGTCGTGTCCGTGGCCACGCCGAGCCTCCTGGCACAAGGGTTGAACTTCTCAGCCATGACCACGGCGTACAACACAG AGTACCAGCTGACCAGTGCAGACATCACAGCTTTACACGCTCTGGCATCACCTGGCGGATTGTTGCCAACCAGTGTGTCCACATGGCAACAGCAGCAGGCtgtttcacagcagcagcagcatcaacaacaacagcatcaacaacaacaacaacagcagcagcaacagcaacaacaacttAATCTTGCTACACTCAGCAACTTGGT CATGTGGGGCGTGGACAAACAGAGCAGCGAGCTGTCAAGCCAGGTGTCCAGTCCAGCTGCCAACCTGAG TGTTTGCTCTCCGTCCAACCTGCTCTTGGGTAGAGATGAGTGGTTGGGCCG GCCTGTGACCCATATACCTCAAGGCGCCATGCTGACAGTCAACACAAACTCCAGCGTGAGCATCAAGACGGAGCCCATCTCGCCCGGCAGGGATCGCAGCACCCCGTGCCCTCCGCCCTCTTCCTCCACGCCGTCCTCGACCTCCGGCGGAGCCGTTTTGACCGCGCCACCGCAGTACCCTGGCTCCCTGCTGTGCCTGGAGCCCCCGACCGGCCGCTCGCCTGCAGACAGCGTCAGCAGCAACGCCAGCTCCTTTGAAGGCAGCGATCGTGATGACAGTGGTGCGGCCGGTgctggagggggcggaggggggggcggcggcggcggaagcAGCGCAACTGATGCTGCAGGAAGAGGCGGTCCGGGCAGCCGCCCTGACTTCAGCCCCTCGGCGGAGCTCCTCAGGGCGTCAAATGAACcggagcaggagggaggaaacATCAAGCGCATGAGATTGGATACCTGGGTCACATAG
- the LOC119218764 gene encoding myocyte-specific enhancer factor 2D homolog isoform X5: MGRKKIQIQRITDERNKQVTFTKRKFGLMKKAYELSVLCDCEIALIIFNHANKLFQYASTDMDKVLLKYTEYNEPHESRTNADIIETLRKKGFNGCDSPEPDGEDSIDQSPLNDDKYRKTTEDLDVLFKRYGQSTAPSQTFSMPVTVQASNPSSLQFSNPGNAPVTTSYVTSSSLTDTHLLSPQQPALQRNTVSPGLPQRPASAGALLGGELNNSNGGCPSPVPNGYTSARASPGLLTVSNGNSLGKVVPAKSPPPPPSPQMVNSRKPDLRVITSQGGKSLMQMNAQRLAAGAQAAQSLTTPVVSVATPSLLAQGLNFSAMTTAYNTEYQLTSADITALHALASPGGLLPTSVSTWQQQQAVSQQQQHQQQQHQQQQQQQQQQQQQLNLATLSNLVPVTHIPQGAMLTVNTNSSVSIKTEPISPGRDRSTPCPPPSSSTPSSTSGGAVLTAPPQYPGSLLCLEPPTGRSPADSVSSNASSFEGSDRDDSGAAGAGGGGGGGGGGGSSATDAAGRGGPGSRPDFSPSAELLRASNEPEQEGGNIKRMRLDTWVT; encoded by the exons ATGGGTAGGAAAAAGATTCAGATCCAACGGATCACTGACGAAAGGAACAAGCAG GTGACATTCACAAAGCGAAAGTTTGGCTTGATGAAGAAGGCCTACGAGCTGAGTGTGTTGTGTGACTGCGAGATCGCTCTGATCATCTTCAACCACGCCAACAAGCTGTTCCAGTACGCCAGCACCGACATGGACAAGGTCCTGCTCAAGTACACAGAGTACAACGAGCCTCACGAGAGCCGGACCAATGCGGATATCATTGAG ACTTTGAGAAAGAAAGGCTTCAACGGTTGTGATAGTCCAGAGCCGGATGGTGAAGACTCCATCGACCAAAGTCCCCTAAATGATGACAAGTACCGCAAGACCACAGAGGATCTGGATGTTCTCTTCAAACGCTACGGA CAGTCGACAGCGCCGTCCCAGACTTTCTCGATGCCTGTCACAGTCCAGGCGTCTAATCCAAGCTCATTGCAGTTCAGTAACCCTGGCAACGCACCGGTAACTACCTCCTACGTAACATCATCATCGCTCACGGATACCCACCTCCTGTCGCCACAGCAACCGGCTCTTCAGAGAAATACGGTGTCTCCAGGGTTGCCACAGCGACCAGCCAGTGCAG GTGCTCTTCTCGGAGGTGAACTGAATAATTCAAATGGAGGATGCCCGAGTCCAGTCC CTAATGGATATACCAGTGCCAGGGCCTCCCCAGGCCTCCTCACTGTTTCCAACGGCAACAGTCTGGGGAAAGTAGTTCCGGCCAAGtctccacccccacctcccagcCCCCAGATGGTCAACAGCCGCAAGCCAGACCTCAGAGTCATCACCTCACAGGGCGGAAAGAGCCTCATGCAGATG AACGCCCAGCGGTTGGCAGCAGGAGCCCAAGCGGCACAAAGCCTGACCACACCGGTCGTGTCCGTGGCCACGCCGAGCCTCCTGGCACAAGGGTTGAACTTCTCAGCCATGACCACGGCGTACAACACAG AGTACCAGCTGACCAGTGCAGACATCACAGCTTTACACGCTCTGGCATCACCTGGCGGATTGTTGCCAACCAGTGTGTCCACATGGCAACAGCAGCAGGCtgtttcacagcagcagcagcatcaacaacaacagcatcaacaacaacaacaacagcagcagcaacagcaacaacaacttAATCTTGCTACACTCAGCAACTTGGT GCCTGTGACCCATATACCTCAAGGCGCCATGCTGACAGTCAACACAAACTCCAGCGTGAGCATCAAGACGGAGCCCATCTCGCCCGGCAGGGATCGCAGCACCCCGTGCCCTCCGCCCTCTTCCTCCACGCCGTCCTCGACCTCCGGCGGAGCCGTTTTGACCGCGCCACCGCAGTACCCTGGCTCCCTGCTGTGCCTGGAGCCCCCGACCGGCCGCTCGCCTGCAGACAGCGTCAGCAGCAACGCCAGCTCCTTTGAAGGCAGCGATCGTGATGACAGTGGTGCGGCCGGTgctggagggggcggaggggggggcggcggcggcggaagcAGCGCAACTGATGCTGCAGGAAGAGGCGGTCCGGGCAGCCGCCCTGACTTCAGCCCCTCGGCGGAGCTCCTCAGGGCGTCAAATGAACcggagcaggagggaggaaacATCAAGCGCATGAGATTGGATACCTGGGTCACATAG
- the LOC119218764 gene encoding myocyte-specific enhancer factor 2D homolog isoform X4: MGRKKIQIQRITDERNKQVTFTKRKFGLMKKAYELSVLCDCEIALIIFNHANKLFQYASTDMDKVLLKYTEYNEPHESRTNADIIETLRKKGFNGCDSPEPDGEDSIDQSPLNDDKYRKTTEDLDVLFKRYGQSTAPSQTFSMPVTVQASNPSSLQFSNPGNAPVTTSYVTSSSLTDTHLLSPQQPALQRNTVSPGLPQRPASAGALLGGELNNSNGGCPSPVPNGYTSARASPGLLTVSNGNSLGKVVPAKSPPPPPSPQMVNSRKPDLRVITSQGGKSLMQMTEDELELVNENAQRLAAGAQAAQSLTTPVVSVATPSLLAQGLNFSAMTTAYNTEYQLTSADITALHALASPGGLLPTSVSTWQQQQAVSQQQQHQQQQHQQQQQQQQQQQQQLNLATLSNLVPVTHIPQGAMLTVNTNSSVSIKTEPISPGRDRSTPCPPPSSSTPSSTSGGAVLTAPPQYPGSLLCLEPPTGRSPADSVSSNASSFEGSDRDDSGAAGAGGGGGGGGGGGSSATDAAGRGGPGSRPDFSPSAELLRASNEPEQEGGNIKRMRLDTWVT, from the exons ATGGGTAGGAAAAAGATTCAGATCCAACGGATCACTGACGAAAGGAACAAGCAG GTGACATTCACAAAGCGAAAGTTTGGCTTGATGAAGAAGGCCTACGAGCTGAGTGTGTTGTGTGACTGCGAGATCGCTCTGATCATCTTCAACCACGCCAACAAGCTGTTCCAGTACGCCAGCACCGACATGGACAAGGTCCTGCTCAAGTACACAGAGTACAACGAGCCTCACGAGAGCCGGACCAATGCGGATATCATTGAG ACTTTGAGAAAGAAAGGCTTCAACGGTTGTGATAGTCCAGAGCCGGATGGTGAAGACTCCATCGACCAAAGTCCCCTAAATGATGACAAGTACCGCAAGACCACAGAGGATCTGGATGTTCTCTTCAAACGCTACGGA CAGTCGACAGCGCCGTCCCAGACTTTCTCGATGCCTGTCACAGTCCAGGCGTCTAATCCAAGCTCATTGCAGTTCAGTAACCCTGGCAACGCACCGGTAACTACCTCCTACGTAACATCATCATCGCTCACGGATACCCACCTCCTGTCGCCACAGCAACCGGCTCTTCAGAGAAATACGGTGTCTCCAGGGTTGCCACAGCGACCAGCCAGTGCAG GTGCTCTTCTCGGAGGTGAACTGAATAATTCAAATGGAGGATGCCCGAGTCCAGTCC CTAATGGATATACCAGTGCCAGGGCCTCCCCAGGCCTCCTCACTGTTTCCAACGGCAACAGTCTGGGGAAAGTAGTTCCGGCCAAGtctccacccccacctcccagcCCCCAGATGGTCAACAGCCGCAAGCCAGACCTCAGAGTCATCACCTCACAGGGCGGAAAGAGCCTCATGCAGATG ACAGAGGATGAGCTGGAGTTGGTAAAcgag AACGCCCAGCGGTTGGCAGCAGGAGCCCAAGCGGCACAAAGCCTGACCACACCGGTCGTGTCCGTGGCCACGCCGAGCCTCCTGGCACAAGGGTTGAACTTCTCAGCCATGACCACGGCGTACAACACAG AGTACCAGCTGACCAGTGCAGACATCACAGCTTTACACGCTCTGGCATCACCTGGCGGATTGTTGCCAACCAGTGTGTCCACATGGCAACAGCAGCAGGCtgtttcacagcagcagcagcatcaacaacaacagcatcaacaacaacaacaacagcagcagcaacagcaacaacaacttAATCTTGCTACACTCAGCAACTTGGT GCCTGTGACCCATATACCTCAAGGCGCCATGCTGACAGTCAACACAAACTCCAGCGTGAGCATCAAGACGGAGCCCATCTCGCCCGGCAGGGATCGCAGCACCCCGTGCCCTCCGCCCTCTTCCTCCACGCCGTCCTCGACCTCCGGCGGAGCCGTTTTGACCGCGCCACCGCAGTACCCTGGCTCCCTGCTGTGCCTGGAGCCCCCGACCGGCCGCTCGCCTGCAGACAGCGTCAGCAGCAACGCCAGCTCCTTTGAAGGCAGCGATCGTGATGACAGTGGTGCGGCCGGTgctggagggggcggaggggggggcggcggcggcggaagcAGCGCAACTGATGCTGCAGGAAGAGGCGGTCCGGGCAGCCGCCCTGACTTCAGCCCCTCGGCGGAGCTCCTCAGGGCGTCAAATGAACcggagcaggagggaggaaacATCAAGCGCATGAGATTGGATACCTGGGTCACATAG
- the LOC119218782 gene encoding transmembrane protein 79-like yields the protein MSGQEGLVTGLTEEMALPPAESQIAGSKKPEGRNSIEERWKVTGGEKEVALSEEEEEMTTSAHFEPNTLPWPGDKDNRAPTEKDTGVWSEKGVPHPEDTEELCRGGRDLSKEQSQPEDDRTSRWRQSMPEGERWRDDDDVEMQRDTNGDGSLADDDEEEEEEEEEGEGGWKRSNWIPEKAALSVNPQVTIVRPSSKELPEESRLFIEKDVGKEHNSAVHFPPEWTEQDDKFYLCEALCSNKLRMALATGAAGLLFPLLVWGAYVLLPFDPPLLVSSPLRVVYTLRCSFFGIIPVLLGVVVQGVARVRYSVLKPLYQSSLVNREVAVHQHFVNESLALFLFYFLQLAVMATYVSQDLLKLVPLLTIIFVFGRLIYWLCLSLGSSIRGLGFGFSFFPILVMLGTNLYFVCSSVGQEAIFEVEPPTMTPPPKLRWWG from the exons atgtctggCCAGGAAGGTTTAGTCACTGGTTTAACTGAGGAGATGGCACTCCCACCTGCAGAGTCACAAATAGCAGGAAGTAAAAAGCCAGAAGGGAGAAACAGCATAGAGGAAAGGTGGAAAGTTACAGGCGGGGAAAAAGAAGTAGCGCTCtcggaagaggaagaagaaatgaCCACCTCTGCTCATTTTGAGCCGAACACTCTGCCGTGGCctggagacaaagacaacaggGCTCCGACAGAGAAAGACACCGGGGTCTGGTCAGAGAAAGGAGTTCCTCACCCTGAAGACACAGAGGAGCTTTGCAGAGGAGGACGGGACCTGTCAAAGGAGCAGAGCCAGCCAGAGGATGACAGAACGAGCAGGTGGAGGCAAAGCATGCCCGAGGGCGAGAGGTGGAGAGACGACGACGATGTTGAGATGCAGCGGGACACTAATGGGGATGGCTCTCTggcagatgatgatgaggaggaggaggaggaggaggaggagggggaggggggttggaaACGGTCAAATTGGATTCCAGAAAAAGCTGCTTTGAGTGTCAATCCACAAGTGACAATTGTGCGTCCGTCCAGCAAAGAGCTTCCTGAGGAGAGCAGGCTGTTCATCGAGAAGGATGTTGGGAAGGAGCACAACTCGGCAGTGCACTTTCCCCCCGAGTGGACAGAACAGGACGACAAGTTCT ACCTGTGTGAGGCTCTGTGCAGCAACAAGCTGAGGATGGCTCTGGCGACGGGAGCTGCTGgactcctcttccctctcctgGTGTGGGGAGCTTACGTGCTTCTTCCCTTTGACCCCCCTCTGCTTGTGAGCAGCCCCCTCAGGGTGGTGTACACGCTACGATGCTCTTTCTTCGGCATCATCCCCGTCCTGCTCG gtgtGGTGGTGCAGGGTGTAGCTCGGGTGCGCTACAGCGTCCTGAAGCCCCTCTATCAGAGCAGCCTGGTGAACAGAGAAGTGGCGGTGCACCAGCACTTTGTCAACGAATCCCtggccctcttcctcttctactTCCTGCAGCTCGCTGTCATGGCAACTTACGTCAGCCAGGACCTGCTCAAGCTGGTGCCGCTGCTCACCATCATATTCGTTTTTGGCAG GCTGATCTACTGGCTCTGCCTTTCTCTGGGCAGCAGCATCAGGGGCCTCGGCTTTGGCTTCTCATTCTTCCCCATACTGGTGATGCTGGGCACCAACCTGTACTTTGTCTGCTCTTCAGTTGGACAAGAGGCAATTTTTGAAGTTGAACCTCCAACCATGACTCCTCCTCCCAAGCTGCGCTGGTGGGGTTGA
- the LOC119218764 gene encoding myocyte-specific enhancer factor 2D homolog isoform X3, with protein sequence MGRKKIQIQRITDERNKQVTFTKRKFGLMKKAYELSVLCDCEIALIIFNHANKLFQYASTDMDKVLLKYTEYNEPHESRTNADIIETLRKKGFNGCDSPEPDGEDSIDQSPLNDDKYRKTTEDLDVLFKRYGQSTAPSQTFSMPVTVQASNPSSLQFSNPGNAPVTTSYVTSSSLTDTHLLSPQQPALQRNTVSPGLPQRPASAGALLGGELNNSNGGCPSPVPNGYTSARASPGLLTVSNGNSLGKVVPAKSPPPPPSPQMVNSRKPDLRVITSQGGKSLMQMTEDELELVNENAQRLAAGAQAAQSLTTPVVSVATPSLLAQGLNFSAMTTAYNTEYQLTSADITALHALASPGGLLPTSVSTWQQQQAVSQQQQHQQQQHQQQQQQQQQQQQQLNLATLSNLVMWGVDKQSSELSSQVSSPAANLRPVTHIPQGAMLTVNTNSSVSIKTEPISPGRDRSTPCPPPSSSTPSSTSGGAVLTAPPQYPGSLLCLEPPTGRSPADSVSSNASSFEGSDRDDSGAAGAGGGGGGGGGGGSSATDAAGRGGPGSRPDFSPSAELLRASNEPEQEGGNIKRMRLDTWVT encoded by the exons ATGGGTAGGAAAAAGATTCAGATCCAACGGATCACTGACGAAAGGAACAAGCAG GTGACATTCACAAAGCGAAAGTTTGGCTTGATGAAGAAGGCCTACGAGCTGAGTGTGTTGTGTGACTGCGAGATCGCTCTGATCATCTTCAACCACGCCAACAAGCTGTTCCAGTACGCCAGCACCGACATGGACAAGGTCCTGCTCAAGTACACAGAGTACAACGAGCCTCACGAGAGCCGGACCAATGCGGATATCATTGAG ACTTTGAGAAAGAAAGGCTTCAACGGTTGTGATAGTCCAGAGCCGGATGGTGAAGACTCCATCGACCAAAGTCCCCTAAATGATGACAAGTACCGCAAGACCACAGAGGATCTGGATGTTCTCTTCAAACGCTACGGA CAGTCGACAGCGCCGTCCCAGACTTTCTCGATGCCTGTCACAGTCCAGGCGTCTAATCCAAGCTCATTGCAGTTCAGTAACCCTGGCAACGCACCGGTAACTACCTCCTACGTAACATCATCATCGCTCACGGATACCCACCTCCTGTCGCCACAGCAACCGGCTCTTCAGAGAAATACGGTGTCTCCAGGGTTGCCACAGCGACCAGCCAGTGCAG GTGCTCTTCTCGGAGGTGAACTGAATAATTCAAATGGAGGATGCCCGAGTCCAGTCC CTAATGGATATACCAGTGCCAGGGCCTCCCCAGGCCTCCTCACTGTTTCCAACGGCAACAGTCTGGGGAAAGTAGTTCCGGCCAAGtctccacccccacctcccagcCCCCAGATGGTCAACAGCCGCAAGCCAGACCTCAGAGTCATCACCTCACAGGGCGGAAAGAGCCTCATGCAGATG ACAGAGGATGAGCTGGAGTTGGTAAAcgag AACGCCCAGCGGTTGGCAGCAGGAGCCCAAGCGGCACAAAGCCTGACCACACCGGTCGTGTCCGTGGCCACGCCGAGCCTCCTGGCACAAGGGTTGAACTTCTCAGCCATGACCACGGCGTACAACACAG AGTACCAGCTGACCAGTGCAGACATCACAGCTTTACACGCTCTGGCATCACCTGGCGGATTGTTGCCAACCAGTGTGTCCACATGGCAACAGCAGCAGGCtgtttcacagcagcagcagcatcaacaacaacagcatcaacaacaacaacaacagcagcagcaacagcaacaacaacttAATCTTGCTACACTCAGCAACTTGGT CATGTGGGGCGTGGACAAACAGAGCAGCGAGCTGTCAAGCCAGGTGTCCAGTCCAGCTGCCAACCTGAG GCCTGTGACCCATATACCTCAAGGCGCCATGCTGACAGTCAACACAAACTCCAGCGTGAGCATCAAGACGGAGCCCATCTCGCCCGGCAGGGATCGCAGCACCCCGTGCCCTCCGCCCTCTTCCTCCACGCCGTCCTCGACCTCCGGCGGAGCCGTTTTGACCGCGCCACCGCAGTACCCTGGCTCCCTGCTGTGCCTGGAGCCCCCGACCGGCCGCTCGCCTGCAGACAGCGTCAGCAGCAACGCCAGCTCCTTTGAAGGCAGCGATCGTGATGACAGTGGTGCGGCCGGTgctggagggggcggaggggggggcggcggcggcggaagcAGCGCAACTGATGCTGCAGGAAGAGGCGGTCCGGGCAGCCGCCCTGACTTCAGCCCCTCGGCGGAGCTCCTCAGGGCGTCAAATGAACcggagcaggagggaggaaacATCAAGCGCATGAGATTGGATACCTGGGTCACATAG